The genomic DNA TCCGTAAAAACGATCTGTTGCAGCACGTGCTTGTGCAGAATATATACTGCGGTGTGCCTCATCATGAATAATTAAATCAAAATACCCCGGTGAAAAATAATCTTCGCCATTCTTAATCATGCTTTGAATTGTTGCCACCACAACATTTGCGCCAACAATATTATTGCGTGCACTTCCCCAAAATGTGGCAATGGATGATAAATCACCTAAAATTGGTTCGAATGCCCCCTTGGTTTGTGTAGCAAGTGTAATACGGTCTACAAGAAAGAGAACATTTTGCGCCTGGTGTGTTTCTAAAAATTTGCGAATAAGCGCAGCCGCAAGTCCAGTCTTACCCGTCCCCGTTGCCATCTCCAAAAGAAATGCTCTTTTGCCGGCATCATATCCTTCGGCAATTGTATTGATTGCTTCTACTTGATAATGGCGCAATGAAAAATTACTCGGATCAACTCTTTGTAAATAGTCTGGTGTGATCGGATTGCGCGTAAGTGGCACTACATTACCCATCGTATCAGCATTTCTTTTGCGCTCAAGATCCCGTTGTGTATAAAATTCATTTACTTGAATCGCATCTCCTTTGGTAATATCCCAAAAATAAATAACGTGATCATTTGCCAAATAAATATATTGGATTTTTCCTTTATACTGAGCATCCACATAATTTAACGCCTGTTGTTTGGCGCTATACGGATCAATTTCTGGTGCCTTTGCTTCAATAAGCGCTAATGGTTGTCCAGATGAGTTTTTCAAAATATAATCCGATCGTCCTGCAACGCCATGATCTTCAAAAATAACTTGTTGAAAACTTTCAATATCCCATTTGGCATCCCGCAATTTTCTATCAATAACAACACGTGAAAAAGCTTCACTCATAGATATAACATCATAATATAACTCTTTCATTCTACCCCCTATCCCACCAAAAATCAAAAAAATGGCTTTTTTATGGTGTTTTTTTTGGTGTTGCTATTTATTTCATTTTATCATGATGCTCTTTTGATAACATATACCAGATTGCTACACCCAACTCAAAGAGGGCTCGCAATGACAATGGGAGATTGCTACACCCACTCAAGGAGAACTCGCGATTGGCGATGGGAGATCACTTACTAAGAGATACGAGGAGTGGCTATGTGTGTATTGAAATACACTTTTTACATGGCACATTTCACACATATTGAGATTTTTGCTATGATATCTATAAATAATTGCACCATCACCATTAGATCATCATACTATTGAGGAGGATTTCATGGCTGGACACGGAACCAACAAAACAGGCAACAAAAAAAGCAATGGACGGCGAGCCGGAATCAAGACAAAAGGTCGTGCCAAACAAATGCCACCCACAATCGCTGCCAAAAGAGAGCAGGAGAAGCGTGAAAGAAGCAGAAATAACCGCTATTAGTCGTTAAAACGACCAACAACTCCCCATGGAGACAGTGTGCAACATCACCTGTCTCCCTTTTTTAATGTGTTGCATTTTTATCAATTTTGTGTTAGGATGGCACGTCGTGTACATTTAACAATTTCCTAAACAAACCCTACATCACGGAGGAATACCTATGCAGAGCATCACATCACGTGACATTATCAGCACAAAGTACACCATCATAGATGGCAAATCAGTCATCCTCATCTTGCTTGTGAAGTTGCCCCTGGTCAGACTACCTCTTGAACGAACTACATGGCTTGTTGACAAATCTGCACCGACCAATAGCGTTGAAATCTCAGAAGAGCCCAATCAAGGAACCGCAGAATGTGATTTTACCATTGTAGGTGACACGATGGAAACATTGCGCGCATTTGGACATCAGATTCTCACCGACTCATTTAATGAAATATTGTGGAGATAACCTGGACTCTCCCCTATCGCCACAACCGACGACATGTCTATACATGTTGTCGGTTTTTATTTTTTATTAATTTATGTTAATTGTCTTTTTTTAATAATGTATCACTGTACGCCCCCCCTTGCATGCTCATGATAACAATTATTATTACTCCTTGACTAATTTTTGAATATAAAAAAGCGTGACCCTCATTAAGTCACGCCTACTTTGATATTTGCAGAGATTTCTGCTCAACTTTTTTTACTTGCCGCTTCCAATAATGCACCTACCAGGATCGCAGCACCGACACCAACTGCCACTTTTGCTACTTTACCCATAGGCTTTTTTGGAGCATCTTGCGGATAATCTTGCGGTTCCACATCATATGCTAGGCCAGCAGTAAAAAAACCTTCTTTTCTTTTTTTTGTTCGACCGCACCTAGGGCATTGATGATATGTGAACCCATCAGTATCGCCACATGTTCGCTCCATGTCAACAGGGATTCTTATAATCCGTGTTCTCCCATATCCAATCTCTTCCTCCGACTCATCAAAACAACTTTTACATTTCATAATATCACCCTCCTCCAAGTTTTGCGCTTACCTCCTAATTGCCTCTTCGACAAAGAACTTCTAATTTCATTATCAATACCATATTACAAATATGCTAATTTGTCAAGGTTCATCAATATTTTTATTCTTCTTTCACACGGTTTTGTTTCACTATAAAATGATCTTCGGGATATGTCATTTTTTGTTCCTCTGCAAGTTTTCGCAAATATCCCTTCCCCATCGTTTTCTCAATCAGTCGTGCAAGTGGCAAAAGATGTCCTGTGAAATGTGCTTTTGCAAAAACAGCAAAGACATCTTCGCGCGATGCGAATTGTTCAGAACTTTTTTCATAGATTTGGTCAATAAGCTTATTGAGAAATTGTCGCTCTTCGAGATATACATCAGCTGTCCCCCATTTGGACATTCCTTCATAGCCCCTCTTATGCAGTTCTCTCACAAATGTGCCTGAAATACGCTCCGTTTCATCAAATCCAGGATAAGTTTCATCACGAAAATTCATTCCGGCCTCAAGAGCAGGTATGTCCGCAAAATTCTCCACTGCAAATCGTCTTGCCAATTCCTCTGTGACAGCCTCATTCAACATTTCAAAATACCCATAGCCACCTTCTTTATCTTGCATACCAAAGATTCTCATGCCGTCTCTTCGTCTATGATAGTGCAATTTGCTCTTTTCATCATCTTGCCATTGTGCATGTACTGTTTGATATTCTTGCAAGTGAATCAATTCATGTGAAAGGACTTTTGCAAATTTTACAAGATCATCATGACGAAATAGATTTATCAAGGCACCTTGAATCTCCATTATATAAAGTCCATCACACATTGAGCCATCTTCATCGCGAAATCTTGACCAATTAGATTTTGATAACTTTTTTTGATCTATAATATGGATATGATCAGCGGTGATTTTAGTATATATTCCACCATAGCGTTCCACAAAGTCTTTCATTTTTTCATTGACAGCATCAATAATCTCAGATTCATCGTCTGTTTTCTCTCTTTCAAAGCCATAAAATTCTTGATTTTCAAATAGATCCGCAAAGAATTCCAATGCTTTTTCTTCATCTTCTTTATTTTTCATCAATGCGCGTGAAATAGTTGTTTTTCTTTCCGGCGTATTTTCCGCGGGAGCTTGTGCAACGGGTTGTTCAAATGGATTTTTCATATGTGGGCATTTTTTTATCTTTGAATCAGTATTCCGATACTATATCTTTCCCTGATATTCTATTAATTATTTTTTTTATATCAATTTTTCCTTCTTCTTTTTCCTCTGTTATATCATTTTCCATTCAATAATAACAATATCAGTCCGATCATGCGATCTTTGTCGCGTGGTTTTGATTCTGCCACAAGCAGTGTGATCGTGGTAAGTGATTCCGGCGTGATCTTTTTTTGGAAATCAATACCCGTTTTGTGCAAAAACCACACAAATGCAAATGCGCCCGTACGCTTATTGCCATCGTTAAACGGGTGATTTTTCACGACAAAATATAGTAGATGTGCAGCTTTTTCTTCAATACTCGGATACATATCAGCGCCAAACGCTGATTGCAAAACGTTACCCAATATACCTTCAAGATTTTTTTCTTGTTTTTCTTGTGCAAACAGATCCGATGCTTGTTTTTTGGCAATCAAATCTTTCTTTAAATCACCTACAGCACTGTACAAATCACTCGCACGCAGTGATACATCTTTTTTTGTTACACCCTTGTGTGGCAACCGATCTTCATCATAGGCTTCCAATGAAAACCATGTACCGGCAAATGTTTTGATCAGTTCCAAAATATCATCTGTTTTGATCGTATGATCTTTTGGTAGCAGCTTTTGTACGTGTTCTACCGCTGTGAGAAAATTGTCATAATTTTTGCCAATCCGTTGCGGATTGATGAGATATCCTTTTGTGATATATTGTCCGAGAATTTTATTAGCCCAACGTCTAAACTCAATTGCGCGAACAGAATTTGTTCTATATCCAACCGCTAAAATAATATCCAAGTTATAGAAATTCACTGTCCTAGTTTGCATTTTCCCCTCTATCGCTCCGTGTTTTGTGGTATGTGCAAAATTTGCACATACCACTTTCTGATCAAGTTCTTTATCAGAAAAGATGTTTTTAATATGTTTGACAATCACAGTTCTATCAACATCAAAAATCTCGGCAATTTGTTTTTGTGTTGCCCAAATTGTTTCATTATCAAAATCCTCACGAAGTTCTATTGCTCCGTTTTTTGCTTGATAAATTGCCAATTGTTTCTTGTTTGCCATGGATATATTTTGTTTTAAATTAGCACATTCATTCTACCCTTTTTCCCTATTCCCTGCCAATGTGATGCAATTTTTAAACTCTTCAGAATTCCCGAATGGTTGGGGATGTTTAAAATCCCTCTTTAATTCCTACCTACCGGCAGGCAGGCCCCCTTTACAAAAAGGAGATATGCAAAATTTTTTTGTGTGATAACAAATTTACAGCCAAGCACAGGTAATAAAAATGGGCATCAGTGATTTACACCAATGCCCTTTGCAAATTTACCAAGGGTTCTTCCCTCTTTTTTACAGATTTAACGGATCAATTTCGTCATGATTATCCAAAACGATCATCCCCTCCACGGTAATGTATCGTATGGGAATTTTGACTCCAGGTGGCAACACAAGTCCATTCGTCTTGCTAATATCTTTTTTTTACAATGATATCGAGTCGCTTGGCTCTCGTCTCTTTCCTTTGGCGATCCCTCCCCACTTCCACTACGCGATCATAGTGAATTTGTTGACGGTATTGAATCGCTTGTGATCTCATCTTATCCCTATTTTGGCACCCTCTTTTCATCTTGTCCCCCATATTTTTGTTGAATTTGATCAAACTGGAGACTCATCTTATCCGCTTGTGTATTTATCTAAAGAACTTCGTTTTGTAATCGACTATAAAAAAGAGTACACGGCGAGCCGGCTCATGTCAATTTTTTTGCACATTTCACACGCATTGCGTTTTTTGCTATGATAGCAATAAATGGATTTTACCGAACCATAAACCATCCCAATGACAAGGAGGATCTCATGGCTGGACACGGAACTAACAAAACAGGCAACAAAAAAAGTAATGGACGGCGAGCCGGAATCAAAACAAAAGGTCGTACCAAACCAGTGCCCCCCAATATCGTTGCAAAAAGAGAACAAAAAAAGCGCGAAAAGGGTCGACCTACCCGCTATTAGTCGCTCAAACGACCAATAGCTCTCTACGGAGACAGGATGCAACATCACCTGTCTCTATTTTTTTGGCGTTGTGTATTTTTCAATTGTGATATACAATGACTCATCGCGTTATTTAACAGTTTTTTTTGGAAAAACCCCTACATTTCGGAGGAGTATTTCATGATAAAAATCACTACGGACGATATCATCAACACAAAGTGCATCATCACGGGTGACAAAGTAACCGTCCTCATCATCCACCTGAAAGGTAAGGTGCTAAAAATTCCCCTTGATAATACCATGTGGATCACTACAAATAAAATGCCGGAAAATACAGTTTTGATCGCGTCAAAAGAACCCAACGATGAATCTGCTGAACGCACTTTCATCATTGCGAGCTCTTCGGTCGAATACTTGCACGAATTTGCACGTCAAATTCTTACTGACACATTTGATCCAAACGAATTCTAAATGCCCCGATACAACCGACACATGTCTACACATGTCGTCGGTTTTTTTATCTTTTTGATTCGCGTTGATTACCTTGGAATCACTTACGTTATCTACTCAAAGATCAATTCCGCGATCTTCCCTCTAATAAGTTCTTTGAAAAACTGTATTGTGCTCTGCCCCATATTTTTATTTTTAAATTATTTACAACGTGTAACATAATTATACGGCCGTGGGATTATGTTACGCGGTATTTTTAACGTTGCATTCATAATTATAATATTTTTTTCATTAAAATTTCATGTAAGTAATTGATTGCTTAATTAAAGGTACCTGACCCCATTTATCAAATGTGTTTAGACATTACCAAAAAATATTGACTTTTTACTGTATTTATATTATTATTTCCTGTCAGATCTTTGACAAGTAAATATCCATACATTTTTGATCACTATCGTTTCAACCCAAAAAATTGGAGGCTACATATGCTTACAGGAAAGATTTTATTGATCGTTTTGACAGGTGGTCCTTGTGCAGGAAAAACCAGCGCCCTCTGCCGACTCTTGGAGTGGCTGACGGGACTGGATTACCGTGTTGCCATCGTTCCGGAGGCAGCCACTGAGCTGATCACCTGCGGGATCCGACCACAAAATTTTGATGACAACGTGCTGTTTCAGCAGTTTGTAACCAAAAACATTTGTGCAAAGGAGGACTTGTTTGCGATGGCCGCTTTGCGGATGAAAACAAACGACCCTTCCAAGCCAACCATTCTCCTGTGCGACAGAGGCCTCATGGATTCACGTGCCTATGTCGGAGATGAAGCATTTACAAAGATCCTCGCCAAAGAAAATTTGGATCTTGCAGATGCATGTGACAGGCGCTATGCCGGTGTGATCCATCTGCGCACAGCCGCTGATGGAGCAGAAGAATATTACACACTGAGCAATAATGCCGCACGATCAGAATCGCCCAAAAAAGCACGAGAATTGGACCAAGCCACTGAACAAGCGTGGCACGGTCATCATCGCTTGGTCGTTGTGGACAACAGCACGTCTTTTGCAGGAAAACTCATGCGCACACAACAGATCGTGTCCTCGATCCTGGGCATTCCCGGTCCGACAGAGTATGAACGGAAATTCCTCATTACCGAGGCTGACGAACCGCTCATCATCCCTATTCCCCATGTAGATGTTGCCATAGAGCAATACTATCTCAACGGAGACAAGGAGCGCGTCAGGAAACGGACACGGCATGACGCCAGTACGTACTTCTACACGATCAAAACAAATCGTCCGGGCATGGAGAGAGCCAAGGTCGATCGGATCATTAGCGAAGATGAATTCTTCGACTTCCTGCGCAGAAGGGATCTTTCGCGAGGCGTGGTACGGAAGACCCGGACGCATTTCGTCTGGCAAAACCAGTATTTCGAGTTGGACCATTTCCATCACAACAACATGAAAATTCTCGAAGTGCGCCTTACCCAGGGGCAAACAGAGGTCATTCTCCCCCCGTTCATTCCCACGTCACTTGACGTAACGGATGATGAACGGTTTTACAACAACAGTATCGCCGCATCGATCAAAGATTGATTGATATGAGGTGGCACAAGATCAAAAAGCAAGAGCATGAGGAAAACTCCCCATGCTCTTTATTTATTGTGTATAGGATTAAGTCTAGATTCCCGTTTTCACGGGAATGACAAGAGTTTTCAGACTCAAACATAGTTTCTCCTGACAATTTTTTCTTTGATTTCTTGCCCAAATGTAAAAGCCGGTGTTTCTTTTGAAACATCCGGCTTTAGTAGTGTTGGATATGCAGCTCCGGCTCATAATACAGGCACTCATACAGCAGGATCGTGCGATGACAGAGTGTCGGCACAGATTCGATACACAGGAATGTCACTCTCTTATGCAATGCATAACGCGCAATCGTTCGCACGATCGTCGCGATGTGATCTTTGCGCAGATGCGCCAGATACAGATCGCAGTAGTGACCATAAGTGATCTCCCCCCGATAATATTTCCCGACAATTCTGTCCGGTGGCGCGAGATCTTTGAGCCATAGATCAAATGAACATGGCCAGATGCGCTCGTCCGGCGTGGTACCATCGTTTAGCGTGTGTCGCGACATCACTGAGATCCGCAACCCATCAGAATTTGTCGCCGGCAATAAAATACATTTTGTACGGATCATTATTGATCTCCTTTTTTGATCGTTTTTTTACTTATTTTTATTGATCTTTTGATTTCCAATTATATCATATATACATCGATCATTGGCTCCTTTGACAAAGATAAAAGAATCATCCTGAAGCTCCAACTGCATTGAACACAGCTGGGGGCTTTTTGATAGCTTTGCCGTTTCAGAGACAATGTTGTTATAAAAAAAGATTATCGCAATCACAACCAAAACTATCCCAAGAATTTTCCCTGGATTTCCGTTGACAAAACGATTCTTATTGACCATCACAATGATAACGCCAACGATTATGGCCAAGAGGCAGAATATCCCATACATAAAACCGACCGCCAAAAGCATGAGGCATTCTTGCCCAACGCCTATGCCGCCCAAGCCATAAAATAACATCAGTAAGGAAAAGATGATTAGACTGCTCGCTGAAATATTCCACACGTTCATTATTTTCGAATT from Parcubacteria group bacterium includes the following:
- the rhuM gene encoding RhuM family protein produces the protein MANKKQLAIYQAKNGAIELREDFDNETIWATQKQIAEIFDVDRTVIVKHIKNIFSDKELDQKVVCANFAHTTKHGAIEGKMQTRTVNFYNLDIILAVGYRTNSVRAIEFRRWANKILGQYITKGYLINPQRIGKNYDNFLTAVEHVQKLLPKDHTIKTDDILELIKTFAGTWFSLEAYDEDRLPHKGVTKKDVSLRASDLYSAVGDLKKDLIAKKQASDLFAQEKQEKNLEGILGNVLQSAFGADMYPSIEEKAAHLLYFVVKNHPFNDGNKRTGAFAFVWFLHKTGIDFQKKITPESLTTITLLVAESKPRDKDRMIGLILLLLNGK
- a CDS encoding AAA family ATPase, with translation MLTGKILLIVLTGGPCAGKTSALCRLLEWLTGLDYRVAIVPEAATELITCGIRPQNFDDNVLFQQFVTKNICAKEDLFAMAALRMKTNDPSKPTILLCDRGLMDSRAYVGDEAFTKILAKENLDLADACDRRYAGVIHLRTAADGAEEYYTLSNNAARSESPKKARELDQATEQAWHGHHRLVVVDNSTSFAGKLMRTQQIVSSILGIPGPTEYERKFLITEADEPLIIPIPHVDVAIEQYYLNGDKERVRKRTRHDASTYFYTIKTNRPGMERAKVDRIISEDEFFDFLRRRDLSRGVVRKTRTHFVWQNQYFELDHFHHNNMKILEVRLTQGQTEVILPPFIPTSLDVTDDERFYNNSIAASIKD
- a CDS encoding DUF488 family protein, which produces MIRTKCILLPATNSDGLRISVMSRHTLNDGTTPDERIWPCSFDLWLKDLAPPDRIVGKYYRGEITYGHYCDLYLAHLRKDHIATIVRTIARYALHKRVTFLCIESVPTLCHRTILLYECLYYEPELHIQHY